From Priestia aryabhattai, one genomic window encodes:
- a CDS encoding MFS transporter, whose protein sequence is MLNAEQSQILETENKDKSSSTTRLSWLERFGYGLGDMSYNIVFQFVNAYLLFYYTDVGGIHPAVVATLFLVVRVLDAICDPIMGVILDKTNTRWGKARPYLLWVSLPFALFTILCFTNPHLGSTGNIIYMYITYILLGMTFSMQTIPVNSLTGRITNNVQERTVLTTTRMILVYVGILLSISCATPLVTALGGRNQELGFQMTALVYAVVSIILNLFSFFTVRERIVPKKSKKHGLKVTLSVLFKNKPLLVLVSAFLAFAIGFNIKLSTMVYYFTYNVHQKELVFWGTVLFFGAALISNLFIPLFSDKWGRKSVMIVSASVSLISYIGLQFTSFDSVTLILFWLFASGFFTTPLNTLAWGMVADCVDYAEWKTGVRADGVVISLMSFTNKLGVALAGSFSAIYLGIAGYVANAEQTVTSLNAIKNMNALVPGIFILLSVLIICFYPLTEKTYKKMILDLEKKSK, encoded by the coding sequence ATGTTAAACGCAGAACAATCACAAATATTAGAGACTGAAAATAAAGACAAATCTAGTTCTACTACTAGGCTGTCCTGGTTAGAACGGTTTGGATATGGATTGGGAGATATGTCATATAATATTGTTTTTCAATTCGTTAATGCCTATCTACTTTTCTATTACACTGATGTTGGAGGTATTCATCCTGCAGTTGTTGCGACATTGTTTTTAGTAGTACGAGTTCTGGATGCTATTTGCGACCCTATAATGGGAGTTATTTTAGATAAAACTAATACACGTTGGGGAAAAGCAAGACCATATTTGTTGTGGGTCTCACTTCCTTTTGCGTTATTCACTATCCTATGTTTTACCAACCCTCACTTAGGGTCAACTGGAAATATTATATATATGTATATTACCTATATCTTACTAGGGATGACTTTTAGTATGCAAACGATTCCAGTTAATAGTTTAACAGGACGAATTACTAATAATGTTCAGGAACGTACGGTTTTAACGACTACTCGTATGATATTAGTTTATGTAGGAATACTCCTCTCCATTTCATGCGCAACACCTCTTGTAACAGCTCTTGGAGGAAGAAATCAAGAACTTGGATTCCAAATGACTGCGCTAGTCTATGCTGTTGTAAGTATAATTTTAAATCTATTTAGCTTCTTTACGGTACGAGAGCGTATTGTTCCTAAAAAGAGTAAAAAACATGGGCTTAAAGTAACTTTATCTGTTTTGTTTAAAAACAAGCCACTACTAGTATTAGTTTCAGCTTTCTTGGCATTTGCTATCGGTTTTAATATTAAACTTAGTACAATGGTTTACTATTTTACTTACAATGTTCACCAAAAAGAATTAGTATTTTGGGGCACTGTTTTATTTTTTGGAGCTGCACTAATTAGTAACTTATTTATTCCTTTATTCTCCGATAAATGGGGTAGAAAGAGTGTAATGATTGTATCAGCTAGCGTATCTCTTATTTCATATATAGGACTCCAGTTTACTTCTTTTGATTCAGTTACTTTAATTTTATTTTGGTTGTTTGCTTCAGGATTCTTTACAACCCCACTAAACACACTAGCTTGGGGAATGGTTGCCGATTGTGTAGATTATGCTGAATGGAAAACTGGAGTTCGAGCAGATGGTGTTGTTATTTCCTTAATGAGTTTTACTAATAAGTTAGGAGTTGCGCTTGCTGGCTCATTCTCTGCCATTTATTTGGGTATAGCAGGTTATGTAGCTAATGCAGAACAAACCGTAACTTCCCTAAATGCTATTAAAAATATGAATGCTTTAGTGCCAGGAATTTTCATTTTACTGTCTGTATTAATAATATGCTTTTATCCTTTAACTGAAAAAACATACAAGAAAATGATTTTGGATTTAGAGAAAAAATCTAAGTAG
- a CDS encoding spore coat protein has product MTKKLAMHETLEVHEILTLKTSCVTKGTAMLELVEDEKLKKILEEDVQTSTKAIDELQKILKKAQ; this is encoded by the coding sequence ATGACAAAAAAATTAGCTATGCACGAGACGCTAGAAGTTCATGAAATCTTAACGCTTAAAACATCGTGTGTAACAAAAGGTACAGCGATGTTGGAGCTGGTAGAGGATGAAAAATTAAAAAAGATTCTTGAAGAAGACGTACAAACGTCTACTAAAGCGATTGATGAATTACAAAAAATCTTAAAGAAAGCTCAATAA
- a CDS encoding quercetin 2,3-dioxygenase, producing the protein MTIIISKLPKKQMPYLLRNGKGPKYLFGRQVATIMANAESTGNMFEIVLLSGGKGDSFPLHLHKETHEGILVLDGRVELILNGEKHLLVSGDYAHIPAGTAHSYEMKSHRTRFVSYTMAEKVANFYAEIGKPYQHVEHPPYAEELSYKCFLQAAAFSDIEFVLNEKPIETEAKLVTNSKRPDKVVSYVLESGEGDRLLTGDQLHRIVAAQTNTNGQFIVVSSEGPKGDRIVDHYHEHHTETFYCLEGQMTMWANGEEIVLNPGDFLHVPANTAHSYRLDSPYTKMVGLLVSGLFEPFFRTLGDQYEYYVFPAESQPLRFDRVIKKIHTLDLKMANQKE; encoded by the coding sequence ATGACAATAATTATTAGTAAGTTACCGAAAAAACAAATGCCTTATTTATTACGAAATGGCAAAGGTCCTAAATACTTATTTGGCAGACAAGTAGCAACCATTATGGCTAACGCTGAAAGTACAGGTAATATGTTTGAAATCGTCTTGCTTTCAGGGGGAAAAGGAGACTCTTTCCCACTTCATCTTCATAAAGAAACCCATGAAGGCATTTTAGTTCTAGACGGAAGAGTAGAACTTATCCTTAATGGAGAAAAGCACCTACTTGTATCAGGTGACTATGCTCATATTCCAGCAGGTACAGCGCACAGCTATGAAATGAAGAGTCATCGTACTCGTTTTGTTTCCTATACAATGGCAGAAAAAGTTGCTAACTTTTATGCTGAAATTGGTAAACCTTATCAGCATGTAGAGCATCCGCCGTATGCTGAAGAATTATCTTATAAGTGCTTTTTACAAGCTGCAGCATTCTCTGATATTGAGTTTGTATTAAACGAGAAACCTATAGAGACTGAAGCTAAACTTGTAACAAACTCAAAACGTCCTGATAAAGTAGTTTCATACGTTCTTGAATCTGGCGAAGGTGATCGTCTTTTAACAGGTGACCAGCTTCATCGAATTGTGGCAGCACAGACAAATACGAATGGACAGTTTATTGTGGTTTCATCTGAAGGTCCTAAAGGAGATCGTATTGTGGATCATTACCATGAACATCATACGGAAACATTTTACTGCTTAGAAGGGCAAATGACCATGTGGGCAAATGGCGAAGAAATTGTGTTAAACCCGGGAGATTTTCTTCATGTTCCGGCTAATACAGCTCACTCATATCGTCTAGATTCTCCTTATACGAAAATGGTAGGCTTACTGGTTTCTGGTTTATTTGAACCATTCTTCCGTACGTTAGGAGACCAATATGAATATTACGTTTTCCCAGCTGAATCTCAGCCACTACGTTTTGATCGAGTTATTAAAAAGATCCACACCCTTGATTTAAAAATGGCCAATCAAAAGGAGTAG
- a CDS encoding carbohydrate kinase family protein: MQNSISENASVVCVGELLIDFFCSDINSNLIEGRQFLKSAGGAPANVCATIAKLGGNVSFSGKVGKDPFGYFLEETLNSLNVDTSMLAWDEKTATTLAFVSLQENGERDFVFHRGADALMTLDDIDLNEINKAKILHFGSATAMLNSPFRETYLSLISSGREKGKFISFDPNYRRDLWKGRLSDFISIAKKAIALSDFVKVSDEELEIITSIKDHELGVDALHKMGATIVAVTLGRKGTLISNSRKKELVKSIPIKSIDSTGAGDAFVGATLFKLANTQNIKSIENDFEQLLDIITFANRVGALVCTKIGAIEAMSSIEKMEITSV; the protein is encoded by the coding sequence GTGCAAAATAGTATAAGTGAAAATGCTTCAGTTGTTTGTGTAGGAGAATTATTAATTGATTTCTTTTGTAGCGATATTAATTCTAATTTAATAGAAGGACGCCAATTTTTAAAAAGTGCCGGCGGAGCACCAGCGAATGTATGCGCAACCATAGCCAAACTAGGGGGGAATGTATCATTTAGTGGTAAAGTAGGTAAGGACCCATTCGGTTACTTTTTAGAAGAAACCTTAAATTCATTAAACGTAGATACTTCCATGCTTGCTTGGGATGAGAAAACAGCAACTACCTTAGCCTTTGTGTCCTTGCAAGAAAATGGTGAGCGAGATTTTGTATTTCATAGGGGAGCTGACGCTTTAATGACATTGGATGACATTGACCTAAATGAAATAAATAAAGCTAAGATCCTTCATTTTGGTTCAGCTACGGCTATGTTAAATTCTCCATTCCGTGAAACTTATTTAAGTCTTATATCTAGTGGTAGAGAGAAAGGAAAATTTATTTCTTTTGATCCTAACTATCGAAGGGATTTATGGAAGGGAAGATTAAGTGATTTCATCTCAATTGCTAAGAAAGCTATTGCTTTAAGTGATTTTGTAAAAGTAAGTGATGAGGAATTAGAAATCATCACAAGTATTAAAGATCATGAATTAGGTGTTGATGCCCTACATAAAATGGGAGCTACAATTGTAGCAGTTACTCTTGGAAGAAAAGGAACATTGATATCTAATAGCAGAAAAAAAGAACTAGTAAAGAGTATTCCTATTAAGTCAATTGACTCTACAGGAGCTGGCGATGCTTTTGTAGGTGCAACTTTATTCAAATTAGCAAACACACAGAATATCAAATCCATTGAAAATGATTTTGAGCAGTTACTCGACATTATTACATTTGCAAATCGGGTTGGAGCGCTTGTATGTACAAAGATAGGAGCAATTGAGGCAATGTCAAGTATTGAAAAAATGGAAATTACTAGCGTGTAA
- a CDS encoding NAD(P)-dependent alcohol dehydrogenase, translating to MNNNLPKTMKAAVMHGTREISIETLPIPQIDDNEVLIKVMAVGICGSDLHYYTHGRIGKYKVEKPFILGHECSGEIVAIGSSVERFSVGDRVAVEPGVTCGHCEACKEGRYNLCPDVQFLATPPVDGAFVQYIKMRQDFVFSIPDTLSYEDAALIEPFSVGIHAATRTKLQPGSTIAIMGMGPVGLMAVAAAKACGASTIIATDLEPLRLEAAKRMGATHVINIREKDPLNEIKNITDNIGVDVAWETAGNPKALQSSLASLRRGGKLAIVGLPPQSDIALDVPFIADNEIDIYGIFRYANTYPKGIKFLAYGAIDTKNLVTDKYALADTHEAMERALNFKNECLKVIVYPNE from the coding sequence ATGAATAACAACTTACCTAAAACTATGAAAGCAGCTGTCATGCACGGCACAAGAGAAATTAGTATTGAAACACTACCTATACCACAAATTGATGATAATGAAGTTTTAATTAAAGTAATGGCTGTAGGGATTTGTGGCTCAGACTTACATTATTATACCCACGGTAGAATTGGTAAATACAAAGTAGAGAAACCATTTATCCTTGGACATGAGTGCTCAGGTGAGATTGTAGCTATTGGATCATCTGTTGAAAGATTTAGTGTAGGTGACCGCGTAGCCGTTGAACCAGGAGTAACCTGTGGACATTGTGAAGCATGCAAAGAGGGAAGATATAACCTTTGTCCAGATGTTCAATTTTTGGCAACACCACCGGTTGATGGTGCCTTTGTTCAATATATAAAAATGCGTCAGGATTTTGTCTTTTCAATCCCAGATACCCTTTCCTATGAAGATGCTGCCTTAATAGAACCTTTTTCAGTTGGCATTCACGCAGCGACGAGAACAAAACTTCAGCCGGGGTCAACAATTGCTATTATGGGAATGGGACCGGTAGGTCTAATGGCAGTGGCCGCAGCGAAAGCATGTGGAGCAAGTACAATAATAGCAACAGACTTAGAACCATTGCGTCTTGAGGCAGCAAAACGAATGGGGGCAACTCATGTTATTAATATCAGAGAGAAAGATCCTCTTAATGAAATTAAAAACATTACCGATAACATAGGCGTTGACGTTGCGTGGGAGACAGCAGGAAACCCAAAAGCATTACAATCTTCATTAGCTTCACTTCGTCGTGGTGGAAAATTAGCAATTGTAGGTTTACCTCCTCAAAGTGACATTGCACTCGATGTACCATTTATTGCCGATAATGAGATTGATATATATGGTATTTTCCGTTATGCCAACACTTATCCAAAGGGAATTAAGTTTCTTGCTTATGGTGCAATTGATACAAAGAACCTTGTAACAGATAAATATGCGTTAGCTGACACACATGAAGCGATGGAGAGGGCACTGAATTTTAAAAACGAATGTTTAAAAGTTATAGTGTATCCAAACGAATAA
- a CDS encoding general stress protein: protein MTKNVIGAYENEEAVITAIQNLKTQGFQEEDLSLVTSKDIDEEDYLEVESKEGIDVKKVETTKQSGQEESIMDKIKHVFSPEQHKGNHRDKEKVERRLINLGVPVTQAEPYADDLQEGKVLLLVRANSDRKTNSFLEKRENSPFEKGDSIYEKSLYGEHREHEQNVPTSAEDRNELKEEQLHVGTERERGF, encoded by the coding sequence ATGACAAAGAACGTGATAGGCGCGTATGAAAATGAAGAAGCTGTTATCACAGCTATTCAAAATTTAAAAACACAAGGATTTCAAGAGGAGGACCTTTCTTTAGTAACAAGTAAAGACATAGACGAAGAGGATTATTTAGAAGTAGAAAGCAAAGAAGGAATTGATGTAAAAAAGGTTGAAACAACGAAACAGAGCGGTCAAGAGGAATCGATTATGGATAAGATTAAACATGTGTTTTCCCCAGAGCAGCATAAAGGTAATCATAGAGATAAAGAAAAAGTAGAAAGACGTTTAATTAACTTAGGCGTTCCTGTTACCCAAGCCGAGCCTTATGCAGATGACCTGCAAGAAGGAAAAGTGTTATTGTTAGTAAGAGCTAATAGCGACAGAAAAACAAATTCTTTCTTAGAAAAGAGGGAGAACTCTCCTTTCGAGAAAGGTGACTCCATTTATGAGAAATCATTATATGGAGAACATCGTGAACATGAACAAAATGTACCAACAAGTGCAGAAGATCGTAACGAGCTAAAAGAAGAACAATTGCATGTAGGAACAGAAAGAGAAAGAGGATTTTAA
- a CDS encoding tetratricopeptide repeat protein codes for MAEIEDQKKFAELLSLGVKELKLHPDYKIKRKKGEDSSLGQSYIANVANELGVSSNTIKSWIGQMGLKYIPGRIDDGKLFGVIWIILKKTDLDIDWFSKLMETTSIPILKPALPAWVSSCLGKAKILGADNSFGAPLNGDIEEVVKQLFSNKQQTEDANFKEYSTIHNLPTRWSGVFIGRHIDLEAIRQWVNSPSPLCLIAGWAGIGKTTIALEVAYACVQEHYKEVENLEMDWPKFNSIIWFSADWKGLTFSDFLNTIAYQLGRIEQINRSIDEKRFVVRNALANYAKEESVLLVIDSIDTAESEIYEFITNLPQGVKVLLTSRENLQQKYRNNFRDMVTIQLKGLEKDDALNYLSYEVQQHMKMSNSSNKQEQMEQLLNSPREIREELISATAGNPKAIALSIAYIADDDIPAQQLIEELGKAGYSLLELFDFLFGRTWERCNEDTLLLWKVLCFFSKPPDEESWATVAGLDARRFHFAVDQMKLFALIQGERIEGKIHYLGHQTVVTYGEQRLLEDKQFENIARKRWSQYYIQYLDNHLKRDLPDSIYWSYLLGRDLEEIKKEWLNILKVIKWANKSDQKELLIELVIRISHFLSRINLPLRIKYGKIAADYAKQLRKHTHEAFFRIDTLGWALMEVNNLDDSLLQIDSGLKTLDQLSSDNSDVYDLKALGLSLKARLFLKKNNPKKAERILKEVREISTTPVIQHRILLVRGDLFMLYKNYEAAIWLYEEANEISLIYGGEKTIEAYFNLGVAYVICDKLEEAEKCFNSLLYQKDKANQIELIYYHYGMAQLLLRKGEHMEALQSSQKAINLIDSWGPTISIRKEVEEFNDVIKHNI; via the coding sequence ATGGCTGAAATTGAAGATCAGAAGAAATTTGCAGAACTGTTATCTTTGGGTGTTAAAGAACTAAAACTTCACCCTGATTATAAGATTAAAAGAAAAAAAGGCGAAGATAGCTCACTAGGACAATCTTATATAGCTAATGTCGCCAATGAATTAGGTGTATCATCCAATACAATTAAAAGTTGGATAGGCCAGATGGGTTTGAAATATATTCCTGGCCGTATTGATGATGGGAAGCTTTTCGGTGTCATATGGATAATACTAAAAAAAACGGATTTAGATATAGATTGGTTCTCAAAACTGATGGAAACAACTTCTATACCTATTCTTAAACCTGCTTTACCTGCTTGGGTATCTTCATGTCTGGGAAAGGCGAAAATATTAGGGGCAGACAACTCATTTGGCGCACCCCTTAATGGAGATATTGAGGAAGTAGTTAAACAACTATTTTCTAATAAACAGCAGACTGAAGATGCTAATTTCAAAGAATATTCCACAATACATAATTTACCAACACGTTGGTCAGGCGTTTTTATTGGAAGACACATTGACTTAGAGGCAATTCGCCAGTGGGTAAATTCCCCTTCTCCATTATGTTTAATTGCCGGATGGGCTGGTATTGGAAAAACAACCATTGCTCTTGAAGTAGCATACGCATGTGTTCAGGAGCATTATAAGGAAGTAGAAAACCTTGAAATGGATTGGCCAAAATTCAACTCTATAATATGGTTTAGTGCCGATTGGAAAGGACTAACCTTTAGTGACTTTCTAAATACAATTGCTTACCAACTTGGACGGATAGAACAAATAAACCGATCAATTGATGAAAAACGTTTTGTGGTTCGTAATGCACTGGCTAATTATGCAAAAGAAGAATCCGTATTACTTGTTATAGATAGTATCGATACAGCTGAAAGTGAAATTTATGAATTTATTACTAATCTTCCACAAGGCGTTAAAGTATTACTCACATCTCGTGAGAATCTACAACAAAAATATAGAAACAACTTTAGAGATATGGTAACCATTCAACTAAAGGGTCTGGAAAAAGATGACGCTCTTAACTATCTTTCTTATGAAGTGCAACAACATATGAAAATGTCTAATTCTTCAAATAAACAAGAACAAATGGAACAGTTATTAAATAGCCCTCGTGAAATTCGCGAAGAGCTAATTTCGGCTACTGCTGGAAACCCTAAAGCTATCGCGCTTAGTATAGCTTACATTGCAGATGATGACATTCCTGCTCAGCAACTCATTGAGGAACTGGGCAAAGCAGGTTACTCACTTTTGGAATTATTTGATTTTCTTTTTGGACGTACGTGGGAGCGATGTAATGAGGACACTTTACTTCTATGGAAAGTGTTATGTTTTTTCAGTAAACCTCCTGATGAGGAAAGTTGGGCAACAGTGGCTGGACTAGACGCTCGAAGATTCCATTTTGCTGTTGATCAAATGAAACTATTTGCACTTATTCAAGGAGAACGTATAGAAGGAAAAATTCATTATTTAGGGCATCAAACCGTAGTAACGTATGGTGAACAACGATTGTTAGAAGATAAACAATTCGAAAATATAGCACGTAAGCGTTGGAGCCAATACTATATCCAGTATTTAGACAACCATTTAAAACGAGATCTTCCTGATTCTATTTATTGGAGTTATTTACTTGGTCGTGATTTGGAGGAAATTAAGAAAGAATGGCTAAATATACTTAAAGTTATAAAATGGGCAAACAAATCCGACCAAAAAGAGCTTTTGATTGAACTTGTAATTCGTATAAGCCATTTTCTAAGTCGAATTAATTTACCTTTAAGGATTAAATATGGGAAAATAGCAGCAGATTATGCAAAACAACTTAGAAAACATACACATGAAGCATTTTTTCGAATCGACACATTGGGGTGGGCACTGATGGAGGTCAATAACCTAGATGATTCCCTACTACAAATAGATTCCGGTCTAAAGACACTAGATCAGTTAAGCTCAGACAATTCTGATGTTTACGATTTGAAGGCTTTGGGACTTTCCTTAAAAGCAAGGCTTTTTTTAAAGAAGAATAATCCTAAGAAAGCAGAACGTATTCTTAAAGAAGTTAGGGAGATTTCTACTACACCAGTTATTCAGCATAGAATTTTGCTAGTGCGCGGTGATTTATTTATGCTGTATAAAAATTATGAAGCAGCCATCTGGTTATACGAAGAAGCTAATGAAATCAGTTTAATCTATGGAGGAGAAAAGACCATTGAAGCTTACTTCAATTTAGGAGTAGCTTATGTCATTTGTGATAAGCTTGAAGAAGCAGAAAAATGCTTTAATAGCCTTCTTTATCAAAAAGATAAAGCCAACCAAATTGAATTAATATATTACCACTATGGAATGGCCCAATTGTTATTACGAAAAGGAGAGCATATGGAGGCTTTACAATCAAGCCAAAAAGCTATCAACCTTATCGATTCTTGGGGACCAACCATTAGTATTCGAAAAGAAGTAGAAGAATTCAATGACGTCATTAAACATAATATTTGA
- a CDS encoding agmatinase family protein, translating into MMYPYPQLNRPSFHWERQRSTEPKVSDWIETFEVQDEIDFQAVDVTVLGVPLSRSSISASGASETPLAMRQLWKSFNPYHIEYDTDLTPLSVLDLGDVKQHVTDISLSHQYIKEAMISMRKYHPHTLPIMLGGDHSITAMLVKGWKSSHPEQRIGILQFDTHFDLRSLEDNGPSNGTPIRNLIESGTIEGKNVWNIGLHGLYNSKSLKEYADTHNINYVTLLQARKTGISNTVEKALDDLAKKVDVIYLTVDMDVLDVAYAPGVPAGTTGGMRTDELFEAIYMAGSHPLVQAMDIVCLDPLRDKSGITIKAGVHVFLTFLTGFLNR; encoded by the coding sequence GTGATGTACCCGTACCCACAACTTAATCGTCCCTCTTTTCATTGGGAAAGACAGCGTTCCACTGAACCTAAAGTAAGTGATTGGATCGAGACATTTGAAGTGCAAGATGAAATAGATTTTCAAGCTGTAGATGTAACCGTTTTGGGAGTCCCTCTTTCAAGATCTTCTATTAGTGCCTCCGGGGCAAGTGAAACACCCCTTGCCATGAGACAACTATGGAAGTCGTTTAATCCGTATCATATTGAATATGATACGGATTTGACCCCCTTATCGGTTTTAGATTTAGGCGATGTCAAACAGCATGTAACAGATATTTCACTTTCTCACCAGTATATTAAAGAAGCAATGATTTCAATGCGGAAATATCACCCTCATACACTGCCTATCATGTTAGGGGGAGATCATTCGATTACGGCTATGTTAGTAAAGGGCTGGAAATCGTCGCATCCAGAACAACGTATAGGAATTCTTCAATTCGATACACATTTCGATTTACGCAGTTTAGAAGATAACGGACCATCAAATGGAACACCCATTCGAAACTTGATTGAGAGTGGTACGATTGAAGGCAAAAACGTTTGGAATATTGGCCTGCATGGGCTTTATAACTCGAAATCTCTCAAAGAGTATGCAGATACACACAATATTAATTACGTGACCTTACTTCAAGCTAGAAAAACAGGAATCTCTAATACAGTTGAAAAAGCCTTAGACGATTTAGCTAAGAAAGTGGATGTCATCTATCTTACAGTAGATATGGATGTTCTTGATGTTGCTTATGCCCCTGGTGTACCAGCAGGAACTACAGGAGGAATGAGAACGGATGAATTGTTCGAAGCGATATATATGGCTGGTTCACATCCATTAGTCCAAGCAATGGATATTGTATGTTTAGACCCTCTACGTGATAAAAGTGGAATTACTATTAAAGCAGGAGTACATGTATTTTTAACCTTTTTAACAGGTTTTTTAAATAGGTAA
- a CDS encoding LysE family translocator encodes MENFYLFVITCIFLVILPGPDTAIMTKNTLTVGRQGGFKTMLGICCALSIHTLTAILGLSAIIAKSVLLFSIFKYIGAVYLIYLGIKSLWTLRNKEKAETTAENKYKNKSSFKQGFLTNLLNPKIAVFFLTFLPQFVNPGSNTFMPFLILGITYIVLTVVWYLFYIYLLNQISAFMKKPKTQKVIEGITGTILIGFGIKLALEKAHN; translated from the coding sequence ATGGAAAACTTTTATTTGTTTGTGATTACATGCATATTTCTAGTTATTTTACCTGGTCCGGATACTGCAATCATGACAAAAAACACTCTAACTGTTGGGAGACAGGGAGGGTTTAAAACGATGCTTGGAATTTGTTGTGCACTATCTATTCACACATTAACTGCTATTTTAGGACTTTCGGCGATTATTGCGAAATCGGTTTTGTTATTTTCTATCTTCAAATATATCGGTGCAGTGTACTTAATTTATTTAGGCATCAAGTCATTATGGACATTGAGAAATAAAGAAAAAGCAGAAACAACTGCCGAAAATAAATATAAGAATAAGTCTTCTTTCAAACAAGGTTTCCTTACCAATTTACTAAATCCAAAAATAGCTGTTTTCTTCCTAACCTTTCTGCCACAGTTCGTGAATCCTGGAAGCAATACGTTTATGCCGTTTCTTATACTTGGGATAACTTATATTGTATTAACCGTCGTGTGGTATTTATTTTATATTTATTTACTTAACCAGATTAGTGCTTTTATGAAGAAGCCTAAGACACAAAAGGTTATCGAAGGAATAACAGGTACTATACTGATAGGATTTGGTATAAAACTAGCTCTAGAAAAGGCTCATAATTAG
- a CDS encoding TetR/AcrR family transcriptional regulator translates to MNSKGETKERIIKTAAHLFQLQGYHATGLNQIIKESKAPRGSVYYHFPNGKEELAIEAVKYTGRFVEEQIKDSMAQVLDPAEAIQHFIEITSKQFNDPESVEGIPVGLLASETALISEPLRCTCVNVFKSWSDVFAKKLIQHGFKHEEAEQLGMTINSMIEGGIMFSLAHKDKQPLLLISQQIPLILTKKG, encoded by the coding sequence ATGAACAGTAAAGGTGAGACGAAAGAAAGAATTATTAAAACCGCAGCACACCTCTTTCAACTTCAAGGATATCATGCTACAGGTCTAAATCAAATTATCAAGGAAAGTAAAGCCCCTAGAGGATCTGTTTATTATCACTTTCCAAATGGTAAAGAAGAATTGGCTATTGAAGCAGTAAAATATACAGGTAGATTTGTTGAAGAACAAATTAAAGATAGTATGGCTCAAGTCTTGGATCCTGCTGAAGCTATTCAGCATTTTATTGAAATAACGTCCAAACAGTTTAATGATCCAGAAAGCGTTGAAGGAATACCTGTAGGATTATTAGCAAGTGAAACAGCCTTAATAAGCGAACCTTTACGATGTACATGTGTTAACGTTTTTAAGAGTTGGTCAGATGTGTTTGCGAAAAAATTAATTCAACATGGGTTTAAACATGAAGAAGCAGAACAGCTTGGAATGACTATAAACTCAATGATTGAAGGTGGTATTATGTTTTCGCTTGCCCACAAAGATAAACAGCCACTTTTACTTATTTCTCAACAAATACCATTAATTTTAACTAAAAAAGGATAG
- a CDS encoding spore coat protein, translating into MATKSTLTKTLDDLAIATDLLLSTKNGVRTYAVALTETATPEVRKVLKKQLDETIELHGKIAQYMIDNEMYHAYDVEEQVNHDLKKADKALDLAKG; encoded by the coding sequence ATGGCTACTAAAAGTACGCTTACTAAAACATTAGACGACCTTGCTATCGCAACTGATTTATTATTATCAACTAAAAATGGTGTACGAACATATGCAGTAGCGCTTACGGAAACTGCAACACCAGAAGTGCGCAAGGTATTGAAAAAGCAATTAGATGAGACTATTGAACTTCATGGGAAAATTGCTCAATATATGATTGATAATGAAATGTACCATGCCTATGATGTTGAAGAACAAGTAAACCACGATTTGAAAAAGGCAGATAAAGCATTAGATTTAGCAAAAGGTTAA